CATATCATGAGAGTTAATGTCTATGCATGCGTGCAGCCAAGGTTTTCCTAGCGTCAtcccttttcctctctctcatatcccttcctctttcttcaaaatcttaatacgtaattatatattcatatatatgacatcaaTTGCAACAAGGAAAGCAAGCTTAGTGCTTACATTTGTGAAGTTAGATATTATTTGGTAACACAGAAACATCTGGATTCCTAGTAAGTACTACCTAGCAATCACCAAAACATGTAACACAAGTACTGTTCTTTCTCCCTGTTGTTCTTTCATCAAAATTCTCAGATGGAGCTGTTACTCTTCGACGCTCTTAGGAACGAGCCACTCTTGGTGATCTCGCGTAAGGGCTTATCCGTAAACCGGATTAAATTATAGACCAATGCACCAGATACAGCCCCAAGAATCGGTCCTACAATGTATACCCATATCCCCCTGTATTCATTGTGCACAAAGGCAGGCCCTAAGCTTCTTGCAGGATTCATTGATGCACCCGAAATCGGCCTGTCGAAGACGATCACTCATCATAATCATACCCAATATGAAAATAATGTCCAAAAATTTAAGTGTTAATGTGAACACATActtttcatgaaaaatattaataaatcagATCAGATTAAGTTATTACCCCGCCAACATCACGTTGAGTAAGACCGTGGAGCCAACAGCAAGGCCAGCAAGCTCTCCAATCTGCAGAgaccaaaaatatattaaattaaatggttttaagAATTCATACGTAATTTTCAAAAGGGATAggcttaaaaattattttagcaTTACATCTCAAACACGTTATTTGATATGGAAAGATTGTGGATGGAATAGGTTAACAAGTTCGGAACAAAACTAATAATCTCATCACACTAACAATTTGGTTACTTTTATTGGAAACTTGAGACCAATGTAAAAGATGAGGAACTAACAGCTCTGTTGTCGGTGGCAACACCGGATATTACAAACATGAGGTAGAATGTGATTATGAACTCCAGCACAAAAGACTGCACTTCTGACCCCGACGGCAATGTTCCTGCGAAAAAGTTCTGGTGCCCATTGAATATGAGCCGAAGGGTTCCGCTTGCCATTGTTGATCCAAGGACTTGAGCAAATACGTAAGCTGGCACCtgaatatataatttgaaaagagaaagagaCAAGAAGAATATTCTTATGAGAGAGACAAATTTTATTAACATATCCATTCGGTTCTGAGCGTGGCATTATCTGCAGAATATTATGTTGTCTTAAGATATAATATAAGTAGTTTGAATAATCTCTTTCCATGGgcagtttttggtacaagtgACACTTTAACATAGTATCAGAGCGGAAGTGCTTAATTCGAACCCATATTTCGAAGTTGAAGCATCAGGGGtttaaattaagcttgaaacagaGACATTAAAGACACACAAATTCCCCAAAATTAGACCCCATTTTTTGGTAGAGTTGGCTTACAAAAATGTAAGTTGAAACCCACCTGAAAATTGTATTGTTAATAACATGCCTTTTGAAACAAAGTTGAAGGACCAAATGATAATGTTCCTCCGAAGGAAATTTCGTTTTATACAAACTACCGAAAGGGTGCATTCCCTTTGAGTGCACCCAAAACCTAAGTCTGTATATATATTAGCTTTATCCATGATTTGAGATGAAGAGATGGAGTAATGGTCAGGATGGAGTTATACCTGTTTCCATGGAAATCTCTTGCAAGTGGCAAAGGCTATGGTAACGGCGGGATTAAAATGGGCACCTGAGATGTGGCCAACGGAGTAAACCAAAACCATAACAGACAGTCCCCAAACAATTGAAATTCCGGGCTGAGTCACCACCTTGTCATTGCCCATATTCACCACCACCGCCGCACATCCGGCGAATATCAAGAAGTATGTACCTATCGCCTCCGCAATCAGCtgtcatcaatacaaaatttccGTTTCCACGTTAagtagattcatatttttagacgACTTGAAACTGGCAAAAACAGAGCTGAACAAAATGACCCGAAAATACACTCATGTAGTACATTGTTTTTTATGTAACAACTTTCAAATTATCgtatatgatgaattaaatcaaaataagaAAACGAGATGAACAATTTGCGTTTAGCGACTGAGAAAACGACATGGCGATGATCACAAGAATAAAAGAATTTGAATGGAATTCAAAAGATACTGTTTACTATGAAGGGTTCAAAATAAtcggaggaagaagaggagtgTTCACCTTCTGCACGAATGGTACAGAGATACAGAAGCCTGATTCATGGTTGATTTTGGAGGCAGAGGAAGTGTGATTAGCATCACCTTCTTTAACATTCAAAACAACCGCATGGTTTCCATTCCTTACTGCTTCTTCAGCCATCACTTTTGACACCAAAAGAAAGATGGAtcagagacagagagaaagagagagattgcTCAGCTTTGGCTCTCAACCTCGAACTGGACAAGAAACGAGCTGAACAACTCCAATTTATGGGTGCCAAAAGGTCCAAaaacgagagagagatagagagagagccAGATGGACCTTTTTcacagggagagagagagtgatcaTACGGGTAActatctttataaaataaagttcGTAGGAGAtatcgttgaaaaatgtgacgTTTATGGGTTGTGAACTGAGAAAAGTATTGTCtttgagagaaaataaaataaaagagagagagagagagagagagagagagagagagagagaagcattgAAGGTCGATTCAACTACCAGCCGTAAAAACAGAGGGACATGAATGCCCCATTTAAAGTCTTCAAAACACCATTAATTGCTTATACGGGCACCCATGACTAGTTAGTATTGTATCATGCACTTCGGTGCCATTGGACTTCACTCCTCATCGATCTCGACTCAAGAATACCTACTCATTAACCGATGGTTTTCATCTAACCAACCGTCAATAATGCATGCTTGAAAAAaggttgtaataattaattaaaaaatttatatttaaattatgtttaaaaaaaagataaaataaaaattttgagataagatTAATAAACCATCTCCTAAGCTCGCAATAGGGGAGCCACCAACGGGACTTTCGTTTGAGTATATTTAAGTTTTTATAAATTGTgaattttgtttaattgaatAATAAACAATTAGAAACTAATTAAATAGTTTCGATTTTAAGAGTAATCAATCATTATAATATCAATCATGAGAATCCATTTGAGTTATGATCactaaaatagaatttatttactAAAAGTAATCTCCATATACCTCAAAAAAAGTGACCAATACGATCCCGAACCACTATGCATAATTCATTCACGACAcccattaatttaaaaaagaaatcatatACTCAAAAAGAGTTCCATCATCACCAAAACCAAACATATAGAGAAATCCGAACAATAATTTGTGTTGCTTTCACTCTCacttaattatttaatcaatattgtttactatttactttttttgCTTTATTATGTCAAGAAAATCTATCTAacgcattttttttaatacacacaACACATCGTTAATGAGGAAGTTTTTCACATCAGTTATGAcataatataattagttttagtgtttttaaagttaaaacaGTCTCATTATAAGTGATGTGTTTACATATCaacttatatgtagcaaaactctattatGTCACATGGAAATTTTGActtatctcaattttttttttctttttgggaacTTGTTATGACTTGTTGTCTAAGCTCcccaaatgtttattttttttaatgtttttacttttatttgaaaataataaggGCCAAAGAAGAGTGGAGATGctatgagagagaaagagaaaaaaagaaaaaagaacagtGAGATAAGAagttaataaatagaaaattgcTACATACacaaaatattacataaaaataaactcataaattaatgtaGTTTTATAGAAttcgttagatttactttataataaaagtaaattttatagtctgacatatcacatcaagtcatattaatttgtgggtttatttttgtgtaa
This genomic interval from Carya illinoinensis cultivar Pawnee chromosome 10, C.illinoinensisPawnee_v1, whole genome shotgun sequence contains the following:
- the LOC122278026 gene encoding aquaporin NIP1-2-like, whose amino-acid sequence is MAEEAVRNGNHAVVLNVKEGDANHTSSASKINHESGFCISVPFVQKLIAEAIGTYFLIFAGCAAVVVNMGNDKVVTQPGISIVWGLSVMVLVYSVGHISGAHFNPAVTIAFATCKRFPWKQVPAYVFAQVLGSTMASGTLRLIFNGHQNFFAGTLPSGSEVQSFVLEFIITFYLMFVISGVATDNRAIGELAGLAVGSTVLLNVMLAGPISGASMNPARSLGPAFVHNEYRGIWVYIVGPILGAVSGALVYNLIRFTDKPLREITKSGSFLRASKSNSSI